The genomic DNA cagagaagaaagagaagagcGTTGGGAAGAAACGGGAAAATGGACGAGGATACATCAAAAGTTAGTATTCATGAATAGTACGAGATGATTGGATAAATGTATAGCAAGCAAAATGGCCAGTGTGAGTCGAAGGGATCAGTGTTAACAATTTTACGCGGAATTGTTCATGtgatcaaacttttttttacatgaAAATCCttataaaatagtttaaatatTGATATCTTATAAGGGAAAATCTGATTAATGTTATTCAATGCTGGAAAAGCTCTTTGAAAGATTATACTAATAAATAATTACCAAAAAGTTTGATCGCATATTGTTAACACTATTTGCTGCCTATTGATGGAAGATAACATTCAACATGATTGTATGTATTATGAAACATCAATAGAAATACAGCCATCATACTAAgatgttttgatttgatgaacAATTCAGACAAAAAGGATAACGGTATCCATTCTACACAGAATGAGATGATGAGGATGGATGGCGTTATGCAGCGTGTAAAATACGGTAAAACTTACATCAAAATCACCGATCGTGAATCGTGTAGCCGCCAGCGATTGCGGAGGTGGTAAGTCAGGGCTAACGACCTGTATCATGTTTGATGATTCGTTTAACGGATGAACGCATTACGGTTAGTTCGAGTTCGTTTTGCAGTTTACAACACCAAAGCAAGCACACAGAGCAGTATATAATGGTAATGGAACATCAGAATGAGCAGTATAGATCAGTTgcaagttgtgtgtgtgttataaatattttcccataTTGCCAAGTGGAAAGAGCACAacaagaaaaggaagagaaggagagaaagaagaatttATCATGAGTCGATGAATTAGCACAGTATTGAGACAATTCGTGTGAAAAGCGTAACACGGAATGATTAGAGACACAACATAGGCGATGTGATCCTAAGGTGAACATAAAATGAGCTTAAAGCTTCGATAGATCTTAAACTTAACTTGTTAATTCCGCACAGTAGATAGTATTACATTAGTGCTAATAAGTCCCTTAAATGCTATTCCCGGTTTAAATTTCTCTTCATTATCACATCACTACGTAACATAAAATATAACTTATTAAAACCTATTAAAACTGTAATGCTTTACAGCTTACTTAATCGGAATTTtccttaaaattaaaattggtCCTAAAAATgcgtttttattatttttaacgtGTTTTATTAACAATGCCGCTCAAAGATAAAGCTATCTTTAGGTCAtgttaaaaagttaaatttgTAAGTTCCTGTAAATCCTGCTGGTTTGGCGGTCTAGTTGAGACTCGATAACAATGTATAATGTATAAAATTAGCTTTGCGATATCCATAGTCTTAATAGTACGTGGTTTTAAACTCGTTGAACCATCGTATTTAAGTAGCAGATAGTAAGTTGTAATATACGTTTTAGTATGTCTACACATTGTTGATTGGTCCCAATAATCTTCATTAATTTgtttcgaaagaaaaaaaaaacatgttgaCAACCGTCGTTAAACTTAAAATAGGTACCATGGTACGCTGTGTGAGAAAATATAACCAAACTATCGCGTAAGAAATGTACGCAGAGCCTAATACTTACGTCGTCCTCATCAATCATTTCCTTCGTCGAAGCTGTCGTCTCATTTCTTCGGATCGATCCCTGGTGTATGTCGAGATCAACCTTCAGTATCTGGAACCGTCGCAGCAGGAAGACCACTGGCATAGGCAACACACCAGCAATAATCATTGCCAGCGCGATGCCCATCACCCAATTAggatatgatttgttttcgacAATTCCCTGTGGAAATCGGACGATGGTAGTAAATTACTTCCGCTTCGGACGCTATGCCAGCGGTCGCGCTATACTTACCAATTCCCCGTTCCATGCACCGTACGTCGGATTTCGCAGTAACATTGAAAGTATGGAGGACACCAGAATGCAGCCCATGATGGCGGGACCAATGTATCGCCAGGTCATTTGCCAGTATAGACCTGGCCGGATGCCAGTCATCTGGTAAATGTCCTCTGTGAATCTTGTTATTGGGGAGAAGAAAAGAATGTTCGAacaatttgaaatttgaatttgaaaatttgttaGCTTCACTTACTTCTCATGACCATAGATGTATATGACGGCAATCATTTCCATCAGTGCAACCACAACCAATCCGATCGTACCGGCAAATGAATCGAACATTTTCAGCCAATATTCGCCAGCGCCGGTGGTGAAAATGAGACCCACCGAGAAACAGAACGCACAGACAACACCTGCAAAAAGATGGtaataacattttaaaatgatgTATAAAGACTCTTCACCAACAGTGCTACATACCAGTAACGTATGGTTTCCGAATCCTCTTGAAGATGTCAATATCAAAAATGGTGCACAGCATTCCTTCCAGAATGCCGATCTGCGATCCTAAGCCTAGAGAGAGCAACatggtgaaaaatagcacagcCCAGAAGGGAGAACCTGGTAATTCGACGATAGCTTCAGTGAATACGATGAACGCCAGCCCCGTTCCTTCAGCAGCCTacaataagtttagtaagaGAGTGATTAGAATTTTGGCAACGACATCCTCTAAAGACTTAGACAGGCTTACGCTGGACAATTGATCCTCCAGGCTACACTTCTCAAACTCCCACTCTTTCGTCATCGTGTCGTTCAGGCCGGCCATCGCGTTTTCGTACTCGCTGTGGTCAACGTCCATCGATGGAAGCAGGTTGTGTTTCACTAAAATATGCTTATTTCTGTGGATAGACGGACATATTACTGATAACGTATAGGCTATCGACCTTCCTGCAACGTCGAGGACTACTTACACTTGGATACATCTATCGACACCTAGCGTAGCCTTATAGCCTAAGATGGCAAAGATCACGACACTGGCGTAGATGGCGGTGATCGCGTTACAGACGGACACCAGCAGCACATCACGCACACAGTTGTTCTTCGGCGTGTTGTAACTTCCGAACGCAATCAACGACCCAAACGCCAGTCCGAACGAGTAAAAGACTTGTGTCGCTGCATCGAGCCATACCGTCGGTTCGAGCAGCTTCTCCACCTTAGGTGTGTACATGTGTATCAACCCGGCCCCGGCCCCTTTGAGGGTGATACCGCGAATGAAGAAGATCGTCAGCACGATGTAGGGAAACAGGGAGGTAAAGTACACTACTTTGCCCGAGCTCTGGATACCCTTCATCACGATGAAGAACACCACTGTCCAGGACAGCATCAGGCAGAGCACGATCCACCATTTGAAACCGCCGGTTTCGTCTATGCTGGGTGCCGCGTCCAGTGTGGTACGATACCAGAAGTATGCCGTCTCGGACGACCGTTCACACTCCTCGACGTCCGTTCCATTCAGCTGAGGACAAACCGCCCACGGCAGGGGatactgagaaaaattgaaagaacGCACACTTAAGGAAATGTTCGATCTATGACACTAACACCGCAACTTACCCGAAAGCTGTTGAAAAAGTAGTAGAAACACCAGGTAATGATGACATTATAGTAGATCGCCACAAACAGTGTAACGATGCAGGAGCTGATGCCGATACCGCCGAGCCACGGATGGATCGTGTTCCAGACGCCAAGCGCACCGAGCCGCATTCGCTGGCCCATGCCGAGCTCAATCAGAAACAGGGGAATACCCTCAAGAATCAGCATAATCATGAAGGGTATGAGAAAAGCACctgtgaagcaaaaaaaaacacaaccattaCTCATGATGTGTGTGGTACGCTATCTAACAATGAGGTGGAGTACGTTTCTGCGAGGGCCAAACGAGGAGGTGTTGTGTTGATAATGGGGCAGGGCGAggagctttttttcctctcgctCGATAAAATTGTCCCCACGATAAGAAATTGAGTTTTCTTGTACGAACGAGTGTATTTCCCGGGAGTACTTTTATCGTCGGATCTTGCTTTGATTGCGTTTACCACTTGTTTGTAACGTGTGTGCTACATACTTAAGGTAGGTAGCAAGTACCAATCACGGTAATGGAGCTAGTTGAAGCGTTAAGAGTGTTTGACACTTTTCATTGTACCGCATGCTAGAGCAGTGCAACATTTTAAGAGTGGTTGCTCTATTTATTTAGAATATCTGCTATTGTATCTTCAAGTTTATTTAGATACTGGTAGTATTTACGTTGATTGAAATTAAgtcttaatatttttttttgctgcccctATAGGTTGAGAAATGAATTGAGATGATAAAGCCTTTCTCAAATTCTTAGTAAAACTCCTTATAAGTATTACCCACGGAAGCGTTCAGGGTTACGCCAGAAGATATGAGAGTGTTATG from Anopheles stephensi strain Indian chromosome 2, UCI_ANSTEP_V1.0, whole genome shotgun sequence includes the following:
- the LOC118506196 gene encoding sodium-dependent neutral amino acid transporter B(0)AT3 isoform X1, whose product is MTTKVDGVPGPRNNGHEMAPLNTRARGDGTHGVTIMLSPPDRSSIGSRDGAGALPDGDPDRAAWSGKMQFFLSIIGYSVGLGNIWRFPYLCQQNGGGAFLIPFMIMLILEGIPLFLIELGMGQRMRLGALGVWNTIHPWLGGIGISSCIVTLFVAIYYNVIITWCFYYFFNSFRYPLPWAVCPQLNGTDVEECERSSETAYFWYRTTLDAAPSIDETGGFKWWIVLCLMLSWTVVFFIVMKGIQSSGKVVYFTSLFPYIVLTIFFIRGITLKGAGAGLIHMYTPKVEKLLEPTVWLDAATQVFYSFGLAFGSLIAFGSYNTPKNNCVRDVLLVSVCNAITAIYASVVIFAILGYKATLGVDRCIQVNKHILVKHNLLPSMDVDHSEYENAMAGLNDTMTKEWEFEKCSLEDQLSSAAEGTGLAFIVFTEAIVELPGSPFWAVLFFTMLLSLGLGSQIGILEGMLCTIFDIDIFKRIRKPYVTGVVCAFCFSVGLIFTTGAGEYWLKMFDSFAGTIGLVVVALMEMIAVIYIYGHEKFTEDIYQMTGIRPGLYWQMTWRYIGPAIMGCILVSSILSMLLRNPTYGAWNGELGIVENKSYPNWVMGIALAMIIAGVLPMPVVFLLRRFQILKVDLDIHQGSIRRNETTASTKEMIDEDDVVSPDLPPPQSLAATRFTIGDFDTKTDDASKRSGKTSPGKTNRTSSGSASYGNGSSNVTNTSTNTSTGNSATLVTTSITSTGTRKSIMKQ
- the LOC118506196 gene encoding sodium-dependent neutral amino acid transporter B(0)AT3 isoform X3; this encodes MTTKVDGVPGPRNNGHEMAPLNTRARGDGTHGVTIMLSPPDRSSIGSRDGAGALPDGDPDRAAWSGKMQFFLSIIGYSVGLGNIWRFPYLCQQNGGGAFLIPFMIMLILEGIPLFLIELGMGQRMRLGALGVWNTIHPWLGGIGISSCIVTLFVAIYYNVIITWCFYYFFNSFRYPLPWAVCPQLNGTDVEECERSSETAYFWYRTTLDAAPSIDETGGFKWWIVLCLMLSWTVVFFIVMKGIQSSGKVVYFTSLFPYIVLTIFFIRGITLKGAGAGLIHMYTPKVEKLLEPTVWLDAATQVFYSFGLAFGSLIAFGSYNTPKNNCVRDVLLVSVCNAITAIYASVVIFAILGYKATLGVDRCIQVNKHILVKHNLLPSMDVDHSEYENAMAGLNDTMTKEWEFEKCSLEDQLSSAAEGTGLAFIVFTEAIVELPGSPFWAVLFFTMLLSLGLGSQIGILEGMLCTIFDIDIFKRIRKPYVTGVVCAFCFSVGLIFTTGAGEYWLKMFDSFAGTIGLVVVALMEMIAVIYIYGHEKFTEDIYQMTGIRPGLYWQMTWRYIGPAIMGCILVSSILSMLLRNPTYGAWNGELGIVENKSYPNWVMGIALAMIIAGVLPMPVVFLLRRFQILKVDLDIHQGSIRRNETTASTKEMIDEDDVVSPDLPPPQSLAATRFTIGDFDIRS
- the LOC118506196 gene encoding sodium-dependent neutral amino acid transporter B(0)AT3 isoform X4 — encoded protein: MTTKVDGVPGPRNNGHEMAPLNTRARGDGTHGVTIMLSPPDRSSIGSRDGAGALPDGDPDRAAWSGKMQFFLSIIGYSVGLGNIWRFPYLCQQNGGGAFLIPFMIMLILEGIPLFLIELGMGQRMRLGALGVWNTIHPWLGGIGISSCIVTLFVAIYYNVIITWCFYYFFNSFRYPLPWAVCPQLNGTDVEECERSSETAYFWYRTTLDAAPSIDETGGFKWWIVLCLMLSWTVVFFIVMKGIQSSGKVVYFTSLFPYIVLTIFFIRGITLKGAGAGLIHMYTPKVEKLLEPTVWLDAATQVFYSFGLAFGSLIAFGSYNTPKNNCVRDVLLVSVCNAITAIYASVVIFAILGYKATLGVDRCIQVNKHILVKHNLLPSMDVDHSEYENAMAGLNDTMTKEWEFEKCSLEDQLSSAAEGTGLAFIVFTEAIVELPGSPFWAVLFFTMLLSLGLGSQIGILEGMLCTIFDIDIFKRIRKPYVTGVVCAFCFSVGLIFTTGAGEYWLKMFDSFAGTIGLVVVALMEMIAVIYIYGHEKFTEDIYQMTGIRPGLYWQMTWRYIGPAIMGCILVSSILSMLLRNPTYGAWNGELGIVENKSYPNWVMGIALAMIIAGVLPMPVVFLLRRFQILKVDLDIHQGSIRRNETTASTKEMIDEDDVVSPDLPPPQSLAATRFTIGDFDL
- the LOC118506196 gene encoding sodium-dependent neutral amino acid transporter B(0)AT3 isoform X2 translates to MTTKVDGVPGPRNNGHEMAPLNTRARGDGTHGVTIMLSPPDRSSIGSRDGAGALPDGDPDRAAWSGKMQFFLSIIGYSVGLGNIWRFPYLCQQNGGGAFLIPFMIMLILEGIPLFLIELGMGQRMRLGALGVWNTIHPWLGGIGISSCIVTLFVAIYYNVIITWCFYYFFNSFRYPLPWAVCPQLNGTDVEECERSSETAYFWYRTTLDAAPSIDETGGFKWWIVLCLMLSWTVVFFIVMKGIQSSGKVVYFTSLFPYIVLTIFFIRGITLKGAGAGLIHMYTPKVEKLLEPTVWLDAATQVFYSFGLAFGSLIAFGSYNTPKNNCVRDVLLVSVCNAITAIYASVVIFAILGYKATLGVDRCIQVNKHILVKHNLLPSMDVDHSEYENAMAGLNDTMTKEWEFEKCSLEDQLSSAAEGTGLAFIVFTEAIVELPGSPFWAVLFFTMLLSLGLGSQIGILEGMLCTIFDIDIFKRIRKPYVTGVVCAFCFSVGLIFTTGAGEYWLKMFDSFAGTIGLVVVALMEMIAVIYIYGHEKFTEDIYQMTGIRPGLYWQMTWRYIGPAIMGCILVSSILSMLLRNPTYGAWNGELGIVENKSYPNWVMGIALAMIIAGVLPMPVVFLLRRFQILKVDLDIHQGSIRRNETTASTKEMIDEDDDEDDDDDDFSGPALGGPVNVRSDSDDEDEPPTMGKMLAKKPGSTMSSPHSKPQSLQFKNQHHLTPNVLSPGSRKKPFRMEVVDF